One window of the Zea mays cultivar B73 chromosome 3, Zm-B73-REFERENCE-NAM-5.0, whole genome shotgun sequence genome contains the following:
- the LOC100273462 gene encoding Pentatricopeptide repeat-containing protein At1g61870, mitochondrial-like encodes MAAAVRHIVRRRLSTAAAITAPVPTPASILNPSSPSTPLTSRHKTRLAISLLKSSPPPPPDQILSICRAAALTPETHIDRIALSLAASKLSSAPDTLRDLASTVLTPRHAPHAIALFGQAHLLPDAISTFQSSPSTRSLNALIFACIVSGNHTEAARVFQTFPDAHGVKPNTETFNAIIKSFAESGTIRSFYSVFDEMCKKGLKPNSITFTTALAGFYKEEKFDDIKKVLELMKKNGCGESLPVYNVRVQSLCKLGRSGEARALVDEMMKKGTKPNWVTYNHLIYGFCKEGDLEEAKRLYKEMGRKGLVGDSDFYFMLIYYLCKGDDLDTALGLYNEIAAKNWVPCFSTMKMLVNGLAGSSRIDEAKGIIEKMKEKFPDKTEGWKEVEEAFPH; translated from the coding sequence atggccgccgccgttCGCCACATCGTGCGCCGCCGCCTCTCCACGGCCGCCGCCATCACTGCACCGGTCCCCACTCCGGCCTCCATCCTCAACCCGTCCTCGCCGAGCACTCCCCTCACCTCGCGACATAAGACCCGACTCGCCATCTCCCTCCTCAAGTCTTCCCCGCCGCCTCCCCCCGACCAGATCCTCTCCATTTGCCGCGCCGCGGCACTGACCCCGGAGACACACATCGACCGCATCGCGCTGTCGCTAGCCGCATCAAAGCTCTCCTCCGCTCCGGACACCCTCCGTGACCTCGCCTCCACCGTCCTCACCCCGCGCCACGCACCCCACGCCATCGCGCTCTTCGGCCAGGCACACCTCCTCCCCGACGCCATCTCCACTTTCCAGTCCTCCCCCTCCACCCGCTCCCTCAACGCCCTCATCTTCGCGTGCATCGTCTCCGGTAACCACACGGAGGCCGCCCGCGTCTTCCAGACATTCCCAGACGCCCATGGCGTCAAGCCCAACACTGAGACCTTCAATGCCATCATCAAATCATTCGCCGAGTCTGGCACCATAAGGTCCTTTTACTCGGTTTTCGATGAAATGTGCAAGAAGGGCTTGAAGCCCAACTCCATCACATTTACCACTGCGCTCGCTGGTTTCTACAAGGAGGAGAAGTTCGATGACATCAAGAAGGTATTAGAGCTCATGAAGAAGAATGGATGTGGTGAGTCCCTGCCGGTATACAATGTGAGGGTGCAGAGTTTGTGCAAACTCGGTCGGAGTGGTGAGGCGAGGGCATTAGTGGACGAGATGATGAAGAAGGGCACAAAGCCAAATTGGGTGACCTACAACCATCTGATTTATGGATTCTGTAAGGAGGGGGATTTGGAGGAAGCAAAGCGTCTGTACAAGGAGATGGGAAGAAAGGGGCTTGTTGGGGATAGCGATTTCTATTTTATGCTTATTTATTACCTTTGTAAGGGTGATGATTTGGACACTGCCCTTGGACTATACAATGAAATAGCAGCTAAGAATTGGGTGCCATGCTTCTCAACCATGAAAATGCTTGTGAATGGACTTGCTGGGAGCTCAAGGATCGATGAGGCAAAGGGAATCATTGAGAAGATGAAAGAGAAGTTCCCAGATAAAACTGAGGGGTGGAAGGAGGTGGAGGAAGCATTTCCTCATTAG